One Phaseolus vulgaris cultivar G19833 chromosome 2, P. vulgaris v2.0, whole genome shotgun sequence DNA window includes the following coding sequences:
- the LOC137809251 gene encoding uncharacterized protein: MTENQATHPRRTLGDYVTIKGSMPFSSMVIPTTTKTLKIDPYFLTLIGAHQFTAMEHEDPYSHLDTFYKLVGAMGFILGEVENVYMHLFPFSLAGKAKKWFKSLPNQSLTSREDVEEKFLQRFFPISRYIKAKSEISMFRQGAEENANC, translated from the coding sequence ATGACAGAAAATCAAGCAACACATCCTAGGaggacacttggagattatgtcacGATCAAGGGGTCAATGCCTTTTTCTAGTATGGTCATACCTACTACCACCAagacattgaaaatagatccCTATTTTCTTACTCTCATCGGTGCCCATCAATTCACAGCAATGGAACATGAGGATCCATATTCacatttggatacattttatAAATTGGTGGGAGCAATGGGCTTTATATTAGGTGAAGTTGAGAATGTTTATATGCACTTGTTTCCTTTCTCATTGGCAGGAAAGGCTAAAAAGTGGTTCAAATCATTACCAAATCAGAGCCTCACGAGCAGAGAGGATGTAGAAGAAAAATTTctgcaaagattttttccaatcTCTCGCTACATTAAAGCTAAGTCTGAAATctctatgttcagacaaggagcaGAGGAAAATGCAAACTGTTGA
- the LOC137809252 gene encoding uncharacterized protein, which translates to MANVMGEIPLPRLIKATTYDNWSIQMKALLGSQDAWEVVEEGFEEPTNTTGYTTAQTKVLKEMRSKDTATLYMLFRAVDESGFEKIVSATTSKEAWDILKKVFKGADQVKQVRLQTLHGELESMKMMEPESVFDYITRVQTVVNQLN; encoded by the coding sequence atGGCGAATGTGATGGGTGAAATACCGCTACCACGGTTAATAAAGGCGACCACATATGATAATTGGAGCATTCAAATGAAAGCTCTTCTCGGTTCTCAAGATGCATGGGAGGTGGTCGAAGAAGGTTTCGAAGAACCAACAAATACCACGGGTTATACGACGGCTCAAACCAAGGTGTTGAAAGAGATGCGATCAAAGGATACGGCGACACTATACATGTTGTTCCGAGCGGTTGATGAGTCGGGCTTTGAGAAGATTGTCAGTGCAACTACTTCAAAAGAAGCGTGGGACATCTTAAAAAAGGTGTTCAAAGGAGCCGACCAAGTTAAGCAAGTGCGTCTACAAACTCTTCATGGCGAGTTggagagcatgaagatgatggaGCCAGAGAGTGTATTTGACTACATTACGCGTGTACAGACTGTGGTGAATCAACTCAATTGA
- the LOC137809668 gene encoding protein GET1-like isoform X2 produces the protein MEDEGSHVRERSLAAPLIFLIVAAFQFAYYCLDHVAKSGSDREKEDRLRAEIKQLLKEASSMSQPSTFARAAKLKRLATAKERELSKYRHSSHKDYAVYSKVVLIFKYLTYAMLLMWFWRVPVASVHRQLVQPFGSLLSWKSGGVQSNSAPIGIISWLVICARVCRFVRRAYSK, from the exons ATGGAAGACGAAGGAAGCCATGTACGTGAAAGGTCATTAGCAGCACCTCTCATATTTTTGATTGTTGCTGCTTTTCAATTTGCATACTATTGCCTCGATCACGTTGCGAAG AGTGGATCCGATAGAGAAAAAGAAGATCGGTTGCGTGCAGAAATAAAACAACTTTTGAAGGAGGCAAGTTCAATGTCGCA GCCATCAACATTTGCACGAGCAGCAAAACTCAAAAGGCTGGCAACTGCTAAGGAGAGGGAACTTTCAAAGT ATCGACATTCAAGTCACAAAGATTATGCTGTATATTCAAAAGTGGTGCTCATATTTAAG TATTTAACATATGCAATGCTGCTTATGTGGTTTTGGCGTGTTCCTGTGGCTAGCGTACATCGGCAACTTGTGCAACCATTTG GGAGCTTGTTATCATGGAAGTCCGGAGGAGTTCAAAGTAACAGTGCCCCG ATTGGGATAATATCTTGGTTAGTAATATGCGCAAGAGTTTGCAGATTTGTCCGTAGAGCTTATAgcaaataa
- the LOC137809668 gene encoding protein GET1-like isoform X1 → MEDEGSHVRERSLAAPLIFLIVAAFQFAYYCLDHVAKQSGSDREKEDRLRAEIKQLLKEASSMSQPSTFARAAKLKRLATAKERELSKYRHSSHKDYAVYSKVVLIFKYLTYAMLLMWFWRVPVASVHRQLVQPFGSLLSWKSGGVQSNSAPIGIISWLVICARVCRFVRRAYSK, encoded by the exons ATGGAAGACGAAGGAAGCCATGTACGTGAAAGGTCATTAGCAGCACCTCTCATATTTTTGATTGTTGCTGCTTTTCAATTTGCATACTATTGCCTCGATCACGTTGCGAAG CAGAGTGGATCCGATAGAGAAAAAGAAGATCGGTTGCGTGCAGAAATAAAACAACTTTTGAAGGAGGCAAGTTCAATGTCGCA GCCATCAACATTTGCACGAGCAGCAAAACTCAAAAGGCTGGCAACTGCTAAGGAGAGGGAACTTTCAAAGT ATCGACATTCAAGTCACAAAGATTATGCTGTATATTCAAAAGTGGTGCTCATATTTAAG TATTTAACATATGCAATGCTGCTTATGTGGTTTTGGCGTGTTCCTGTGGCTAGCGTACATCGGCAACTTGTGCAACCATTTG GGAGCTTGTTATCATGGAAGTCCGGAGGAGTTCAAAGTAACAGTGCCCCG ATTGGGATAATATCTTGGTTAGTAATATGCGCAAGAGTTTGCAGATTTGTCCGTAGAGCTTATAgcaaataa